In one window of Brachyhypopomus gauderio isolate BG-103 chromosome 16, BGAUD_0.2, whole genome shotgun sequence DNA:
- the pou2af1 gene encoding POU domain class 2-associating factor 1 isoform X2 — protein sequence MGKSLSEQSASKPYQGVRVKDPVKELLRRKRGNTAKTAPPTAVVVPNNISYGHAGSTGFLGTSPSAPNESAMEMGALCPSWVAQPGSSVPLPSLGHWAPPEYLHHHHEPAISALPPLTTDMYVQPVCSSYTVLGAPSVFTLTPTPLFTNLGTISPSSTALPQVDVPDSSLAYIPWAQPLPTLSGPIMQRSSCPQTLPLPQLLPVPLPMTLPAPTPGPQQEEPTQAAEGTLALEKLLEEKEDEKEEYACSSSLFTPDI from the exons CACTGTCTGAGCAGTCTGCATCCAAACCGTACCAGGGAGTGAGGGTGAAAGACCCAGTTAAAGAACTGCTACGTCGTAAGAGAGGAAATACAGCCAAAACAGCGCCCCCTACAGCG GTGGTGGTTCCTAACAATATTTCATATGGCCATGCTG GCTCTACTGGTTTCCTGGGAACCAGCCCAAGTGCCCCAAATGAGTCAGCCATGGAGATGGGAGCGCTGTGCCCCAGCTGGGTGGCCCAGCCCGGCAGCTCGGTGCCTCTCCCGTCACTGGGACACTGGGCTCCCCCTGAGtacctgcaccaccaccacgagCCAGCCATCTCCGCTCTGCCCCCCCTCACCACTGACATGTATGTTCAGCCCGTGTGCTCGAGTTACACCGTGCTGGGCGCCCCATCTGTGTTCACGCTGACTCCAACGCCTCTCTTCACCAACCTCGGG ACTATCAGCCCCTCCAGTACGGCCCTGCCTCAGGTGGACGTCCCAGACAGCTCCCTGGCATACATCCCATGGGCCCAGCCCCTGCCCACTCTCTCCGGCCCCATAATGCAGCGCTCCTCCTGCCCCCAGACCCTGCCCTTGCCCCAGCTCCTGCCAGTCCCCCTGCCCATGACCCTGCCCGCACCCACCCCTGGGCCCCAGCAGGAGGAGCCCACACAGGCTGCAGAGGGAACCTTAGCTCTGGAGAAGCTTCTGGAAGAAAAAGAGGATGAGAAAGAGGAGTACGCCTGCAGCTCCTCCCTCTTTACACCAGACATTTAG
- the linc.pou2af1 gene encoding colorectal cancer associated 2 — translation MEDTFDNQLLMNLIPSEDVGGGMACLAASAQWQHGCIPPCTDYYNNSFASSSPTHSFNLPSPVDYNSYSPPDSHSSSSSCYNSPTRMDMNCSFVPENSQYLHCDLQRCSCVSNWAGMQDAVPVSQYSLHSAADCYYSCGEDAYRRDFSSSELCYL, via the exons ATGGAAGACACATTTGATAATCAACTTCTGATGAACCTGATCCCATCCGAGGACGTCGGGGGCGGCATGGCGTGTCTCGCCGCCTCTGCGCAGTGGCAGCATGGATGTATCCCCCCGTGTACGGATTATTACAATAACAGCTTT GCGTCAAGTTCACCAACGCACTCCTTCAATCTGCCCAGCCCGGTCGATTACAACAGCTACTCTCCCCCCGACTCTCACTCCTCGTCCTCTTCGTGCTACAACTCTCCCACACGGATGGACATGAACTGCAGTTTTGTTCCAGAGAACAGCCAGTACCTGCACTGCGACCTGCAGCGCTGCTCCTGCGTGTCCAACTGGGCCGGAATGCAGGACGCGGTGCCGGTCTCACAGTACTCGCTTCACAGTGCCGCAGACTGCTATTACTCCTGCGGTGAAGACGCTTACAGGAGGGACTTCTCCAGCTCAGAACTGTGTTACCTATAA
- the pou2af1 gene encoding POU domain class 2-associating factor 1 isoform X1, producing MVFSTALSEQSASKPYQGVRVKDPVKELLRRKRGNTAKTAPPTAVVVPNNISYGHAGSTGFLGTSPSAPNESAMEMGALCPSWVAQPGSSVPLPSLGHWAPPEYLHHHHEPAISALPPLTTDMYVQPVCSSYTVLGAPSVFTLTPTPLFTNLGTISPSSTALPQVDVPDSSLAYIPWAQPLPTLSGPIMQRSSCPQTLPLPQLLPVPLPMTLPAPTPGPQQEEPTQAAEGTLALEKLLEEKEDEKEEYACSSSLFTPDI from the exons ATGGTTTTTTCCACAGCACTGTCTGAGCAGTCTGCATCCAAACCGTACCAGGGAGTGAGGGTGAAAGACCCAGTTAAAGAACTGCTACGTCGTAAGAGAGGAAATACAGCCAAAACAGCGCCCCCTACAGCG GTGGTGGTTCCTAACAATATTTCATATGGCCATGCTG GCTCTACTGGTTTCCTGGGAACCAGCCCAAGTGCCCCAAATGAGTCAGCCATGGAGATGGGAGCGCTGTGCCCCAGCTGGGTGGCCCAGCCCGGCAGCTCGGTGCCTCTCCCGTCACTGGGACACTGGGCTCCCCCTGAGtacctgcaccaccaccacgagCCAGCCATCTCCGCTCTGCCCCCCCTCACCACTGACATGTATGTTCAGCCCGTGTGCTCGAGTTACACCGTGCTGGGCGCCCCATCTGTGTTCACGCTGACTCCAACGCCTCTCTTCACCAACCTCGGG ACTATCAGCCCCTCCAGTACGGCCCTGCCTCAGGTGGACGTCCCAGACAGCTCCCTGGCATACATCCCATGGGCCCAGCCCCTGCCCACTCTCTCCGGCCCCATAATGCAGCGCTCCTCCTGCCCCCAGACCCTGCCCTTGCCCCAGCTCCTGCCAGTCCCCCTGCCCATGACCCTGCCCGCACCCACCCCTGGGCCCCAGCAGGAGGAGCCCACACAGGCTGCAGAGGGAACCTTAGCTCTGGAGAAGCTTCTGGAAGAAAAAGAGGATGAGAAAGAGGAGTACGCCTGCAGCTCCTCCCTCTTTACACCAGACATTTAG